A stretch of Bombus vancouverensis nearcticus chromosome 13, iyBomVanc1_principal, whole genome shotgun sequence DNA encodes these proteins:
- the LOC117161341 gene encoding pickpocket protein 19, which translates to MPKIPKNISEKTEEKNNYFYENEILPDFQARWGATLKQRKSVFKHYPNHIGMPIISAKSNAGKYFVEFASSSSVHGLNHLVAPNRHPVETFLTVLCILGALLCLIFLSFLLWDRYQNNATVIVVDTDRDHFVTLKPALFICPVPSVELKKIPHVFEKHGIKHTSEAEQFFVFLGNITYENMMNTPIFDEVPANKWLEILYDLKKDISSNILKANDPYETWVMTERGACLTTRSVFAIYATLNYWKNDNWTIIPIPDKLPLYEYNVDGTQENFVVEHMALIAACDPFELVIYDTAMRWVKPRMLQRAIMSITQINMNANVKELRTHQRNCKVYNDGGLKTWPVYTRNMCITECRMKVIQDKCNCRPHFARPIEGVDTCNSTQLRCIGKATQSLFLLQYPPRSCECVPNCNVFTYQIRDSEDTELNDTPISVSVMTLIVELPQIIYHRALLYGFHDFLTGVGGAAGLFLGASVLSFVEIFYHGTIHLYFYVKRMKQRRKKKAISIYN; encoded by the exons ATGCCGAAAATACCGAAAAATATATCGGAGAAGACAGaggagaaaaataattatttctacgAAAATGAGATATTACCGGACTTCCAAGCTCGTTGGGGAGCTACGTTGAAACAAAGGAAATCCGTATTCAAACATTATCCAAATCATATAGGCATGCCAATTATCAGTGCGAAATCGAACGCGGGAAAATATTTTGTAGAATTCGCGAGTTCTTCGTCTGTACATGGCTTGAATCATCTGGTAGCGCCAAATAGACACCCCGTTGAGAC ATTTCTCACCGTCCTCTGCATTCTTGGAGCTCTATTGTGCCTGATCTTCTTGTCGTTTCTACTCTGGGATCGTTACCAGAATAACGCCACAGTTATCGTGGTAGATACTGATCGAGACCATTTTGTAACATTGAAACCAGCGCTGTTTATTTGCCCGGTACCAAGCGTCGAGCTAAAGAAGATTCCACATGTATTCGAAAA ACACGGTATTAAACACACATCAGAGGCAGAACAGTTCTTCGTCTTCCTTGGCAACATCACTTATGAAAATATGATGAATACACCTATCTTCGACGAAGTTCCAGCGAACAAGTGGCTAGAAATACTTTACGACTTGAAGAAAGATATTTCCTCGAATATTCTGAAAGCGAACGATCCTTATGAGACGTGGGTAATGACAGAAAGAGGCGCGTGCTTAACAACGAGGAGCGTCTTCGCAATCTATGCCACTTTAAA CTACTGGAAGAACGACAACTGGACCATTATTCCTATACCAGACAAATTACCATTGTACGAATACAACGTCGATGGCACGCAAGAAAATTTCGTCGTGGAGCATATGGCTTTG ATCGCCGCATGCGATCCTTTTGAGTTGGTAATATACGACACTGCAATGAGATGGGTAAAACCAAGGATGCTGCAACGTGCCATCATGTCGATAACTCAGATTAATATGAACGCAAACGTTAAAGAGCTTCGTACTCATCAAAGAAATTGCAAAGTTTACAACGACGGTGGTTTAAAAACGTGGCCAGTGTATACGAGAAATATGTGCATCACCGAATGTAGGATGAAAGTGATACAGGATAAATGCAATTGTCGTCCGCATTTTGCCAGGCCCATTG AGGGTGTAGACACTTGCAATTCCACGCAACTTCGATGTATCGGAAAAGCGACGCAGAGCCTTTTTCTGCTCCAATATCCACCCCGTTCTTGCGAATGCGTCCCAAACTGCAATGTTTTTACCTATCAAATCAGAGATAGCGAAGACACCGAACT AAACGATACACCGATAAGTGTGTCTGTTATGACTTTAATCGTCGAGCTTCCGCAAATTATCTATCATCGAGCATTGTTGTACGGGTTTCACGATTTTCTAA CTGGTGTTGGAGGAGCGGCGGGATTGTTTCTGGGAGCCAGTGTACTATCCTTCGTTGAAATATTCTATCATGGCACCATACATTTGTACTTCTACGTGAAACGAATGAAACAGAGACGCAAGAAAAAGGCAATCAGTATATATAACTAA